One Flavobacterium sp. 90 DNA segment encodes these proteins:
- a CDS encoding helix-turn-helix domain-containing protein, with amino-acid sequence MKHLTIIVPNGDNNLPSITGAYEIFTRANAYNKISSKKELFNIQLAGISEKIEFNGGLFTVKPHLNISAITKTDLIIIPSLNHNYNLALKDNEQLLPWLEKQYANGAEIATICTGAFVLAASGLLDGKSCSTHWSVTENFKSMFPKVNLQVDELITDEKGIYTNGGAYSFLNLMIYLIEKYYDRNTAIYCSKVFQIEMNRNTQSQFAIFTGQKKHNDEMVQLAQLYIEKNLEEKISIGELSSKLNVGRRNFDRRFIKATGNTPVEYSQRVKIEAAKKAFETNRKTINEVMYEVGYSDVKAFREVFRKITGMSPLEYKRKYHKDVVLVA; translated from the coding sequence ATGAAACATCTTACCATTATAGTTCCAAATGGAGATAATAATCTTCCCAGTATTACAGGTGCTTATGAAATTTTTACCAGAGCAAATGCCTATAATAAGATAAGCAGCAAAAAAGAGTTGTTTAATATACAATTGGCCGGTATTTCTGAAAAAATAGAGTTCAATGGCGGATTATTTACCGTAAAACCGCATCTTAATATCTCGGCAATTACAAAAACTGATCTTATCATTATACCTTCTTTAAACCATAATTATAATCTTGCACTAAAAGATAACGAGCAATTATTGCCGTGGCTGGAAAAACAATACGCAAACGGCGCTGAAATTGCCACAATTTGTACGGGCGCATTTGTACTTGCAGCGTCTGGATTATTAGACGGAAAAAGCTGTTCTACACATTGGTCTGTAACCGAAAATTTCAAATCAATGTTTCCTAAAGTAAATCTGCAAGTCGATGAATTAATTACGGATGAAAAAGGAATCTACACTAATGGCGGCGCTTATTCGTTTCTTAATTTGATGATTTATCTAATTGAGAAATATTACGATCGAAATACTGCAATTTATTGTTCGAAAGTTTTTCAGATCGAAATGAACCGAAATACACAATCGCAATTTGCCATTTTTACAGGTCAAAAAAAGCATAATGACGAAATGGTTCAATTGGCGCAATTGTACATCGAAAAGAACTTAGAAGAAAAAATATCTATTGGAGAATTATCCTCAAAACTAAATGTTGGAAGAAGAAATTTTGACCGAAGATTTATAAAAGCAACCGGAAATACTCCTGTAGAATATTCGCAAAGAGTCAAAATTGAAGCGGCAAAAAAAGCTTTTGAAACCAACCGAAAAACAATAAACGAAGTAATGTATGAAGTAGGTTATTCTGATGTAAAAGCATTCCGCGAAGTATTCCGAAAAATTACCGGAATGTCTCCGTTAGAATACAAAAGAAAGTATCATAAAGATGTTGTTTTGGTTGCCTAA
- a CDS encoding Crp/Fnr family transcriptional regulator, which produces MNETSEFHLFYKHIAKFSSITEEEFDDIMSYFSKVIFKKGDYLAKLGEKVNHTYWISKGLAVSNYIDNLGKEHIMQFANEGCWITDQQAFYNQTIAIFDIVCLEQTEAISISFENREKLCADIPKMENFFRRKANDSFVKQQKRLLTYMTNDATERFNLLLKEYPDLIQRISKRKLAAYLGVSRETLSRLKR; this is translated from the coding sequence TTGAACGAGACGTCTGAATTTCACCTTTTTTATAAACATATTGCAAAGTTTTCTTCTATTACAGAAGAAGAATTTGATGATATAATGTCTTATTTTTCAAAAGTTATCTTTAAAAAAGGAGATTATCTTGCCAAACTAGGCGAAAAAGTAAACCATACTTATTGGATTTCCAAAGGTCTTGCCGTGTCTAATTATATAGACAATTTGGGTAAGGAACACATTATGCAATTTGCCAATGAAGGTTGCTGGATTACAGATCAACAAGCTTTCTACAATCAGACAATTGCCATTTTTGATATTGTTTGTCTGGAACAAACAGAAGCGATTTCGATTTCATTCGAGAACAGAGAAAAATTATGTGCAGACATTCCAAAGATGGAAAATTTTTTTCGGCGAAAAGCCAACGACAGTTTTGTAAAACAACAAAAACGGCTTCTCACTTATATGACAAACGATGCTACAGAAAGGTTTAATCTCTTACTGAAAGAATACCCGGATTTGATACAAAGAATTTCAAAAAGAAAATTGGCCGCTTATTTAGGCGTATCACGGGAAACATTAAGTCGTTTGAAAAGATAA
- a CDS encoding DinB family protein gives MTTTVTPTATLFVKLILDRWYASILNCDTLLNSVSDETLQKEIAPGKNRGIYLLGHLIAVHDDLLILLDMGPKLYPELNQPFIKSPDKTVKELPSAQELRTFWTKQSEVIKQKFDSLKPEEWFEKHTAVSTEDFEREPHRNKLNIVVTRTSHLQYHLGQLQLLK, from the coding sequence ATGACAACAACAGTAACACCAACAGCGACATTATTTGTTAAATTGATATTAGACAGATGGTACGCTTCAATATTAAATTGCGATACATTACTTAATTCTGTAAGCGACGAAACTTTACAAAAAGAAATTGCTCCGGGAAAAAATCGAGGTATTTATTTGCTGGGACATCTTATTGCGGTTCATGACGATTTGCTGATTCTATTGGATATGGGACCAAAATTATATCCTGAACTAAATCAACCTTTTATTAAATCTCCGGATAAAACTGTAAAAGAACTTCCGAGTGCACAAGAATTGAGAACTTTCTGGACAAAACAATCTGAAGTGATAAAACAAAAATTTGACAGTCTGAAACCAGAAGAATGGTTCGAAAAACATACGGCTGTAAGTACAGAAGATTTCGAGAGAGAACCTCATCGTAATAAACTAAATATTGTGGTTACAAGAACATCGCATTTGCAATATCATCTAGGACAATTGCAATTGCTTAAATAA
- a CDS encoding EthD family reductase — MAKMTVIYTTPKDKEFFEKHYFEVHVPLAKQLPGLLKYEINNGPIISLTGHNDVYRVANLYFNSLDEMMESFKSDIGQQCAVDRMIFASDDEVQIYVYDSVNT; from the coding sequence ATGGCAAAAATGACAGTGATTTATACCACTCCAAAGGATAAAGAATTCTTTGAAAAACATTATTTCGAAGTACACGTTCCGCTGGCTAAACAATTACCGGGATTATTGAAATACGAAATCAATAATGGTCCAATTATCTCGCTTACGGGACATAATGATGTTTATCGTGTAGCCAATTTATATTTTAATTCGCTTGACGAAATGATGGAATCTTTTAAGTCAGATATTGGGCAGCAATGCGCGGTTGACCGAATGATTTTTGCAAGCGATGACGAAGTTCAGATTTATGTGTACGATTCAGTAAATACCTGA
- a CDS encoding DUF4440 domain-containing protein: protein MHNKLFISVVVLAMLLSCKDQKKEIQNTGLEEAKKAIAESNAIYFESFVKNDSSIFINRYAKDACIMAPNSVQMCGHDAAAKFFRAAYDSYGMRNGKFITTAVYGDGIEYVTEEGLWQSFNAKGELFDDGKFLVLWKKTPEGWKMFRDSFSSNRKL, encoded by the coding sequence ATGCACAACAAATTATTTATCTCAGTAGTTGTTCTTGCAATGCTATTGTCTTGCAAGGATCAAAAAAAAGAAATTCAGAATACAGGTTTAGAAGAAGCTAAAAAAGCAATCGCAGAAAGTAATGCGATTTATTTTGAATCATTCGTAAAAAATGATTCTTCAATTTTTATTAATCGTTATGCAAAAGATGCCTGCATTATGGCGCCGAATTCAGTACAAATGTGTGGTCATGATGCTGCCGCAAAATTCTTTAGAGCGGCTTATGACAGCTATGGAATGAGAAATGGAAAATTTATTACAACAGCCGTTTATGGTGACGGAATTGAATACGTAACCGAAGAAGGTTTATGGCAGTCTTTTAATGCCAAAGGCGAATTATTTGACGATGGTAAATTTCTGGTGCTTTGGAAAAAAACTCCTGAAGGCTGGAAAATGTTCCGCGATTCTTTTAGCAGTAATCGCAAATTATAA
- a CDS encoding Two component regulator three Y domain protein encodes MKCLTTLLLIFGFTLNIFADTVSDKEKDALIKLYYATNGSQWKIKWDLSLSVSTWYGVQIENGKVTALNLGDNNLEGQLPSEFFDLVNLTAVDLHKNKLQGQLPNTINNFKELEVLDISLNQLSGTIPETICELQKLKDLELSKNKISGELPVEIGKLNQLEVLSLFDNEIEGQLPNSIYKIPALKVLLLNSNKFSGSLSGEIVNFNALQNLSLFNNGFEGEIPKELEKLHNLSEMNLSYNKFAGAVSKNLALLDALNMTMFDENGNMFLLELNVEKDKTVIIEN; translated from the coding sequence ATGAAATGCCTAACAACTCTTTTGTTAATATTCGGTTTTACGCTGAATATTTTTGCAGATACTGTATCTGATAAAGAAAAAGACGCTCTGATAAAATTATATTACGCAACAAACGGATCACAATGGAAAATTAAATGGGATTTATCATTGTCAGTGTCAACGTGGTATGGTGTTCAGATCGAAAATGGAAAGGTAACGGCGCTTAATTTAGGCGACAATAATCTGGAAGGACAATTGCCTTCTGAATTTTTTGATTTAGTGAATTTGACCGCTGTTGATTTACATAAAAATAAACTGCAAGGTCAATTGCCAAATACAATTAATAATTTTAAAGAGCTTGAAGTTTTAGATATTTCACTTAATCAGCTTTCAGGAACGATACCGGAAACTATTTGTGAGTTGCAAAAACTAAAAGATTTAGAGCTTTCTAAGAATAAGATTTCGGGAGAATTGCCTGTAGAAATTGGAAAATTAAATCAATTAGAAGTGCTGTCTTTATTTGATAATGAGATTGAAGGGCAATTGCCAAATTCGATTTATAAGATTCCTGCGTTGAAGGTTTTACTTTTAAACAGTAATAAATTCTCAGGAAGTTTGAGTGGAGAAATTGTAAATTTCAATGCTTTGCAAAATCTTAGTTTGTTTAATAATGGTTTTGAAGGTGAAATTCCTAAAGAACTAGAAAAGTTGCATAATTTGTCTGAGATGAATCTTTCATACAATAAATTTGCCGGAGCTGTATCAAAAAACTTAGCATTATTGGATGCCTTAAATATGACAATGTTTGACGAAAACGGGAATATGTTTTTGTTAGAACTAAATGTTGAAAAAGATAAAACCGTAATAATAGAAAATTAA
- a CDS encoding SRPBCC domain-containing protein — METSNFSTTILVDNSKEEVFNAINTVRGWWQGEIDGNTENLNDEFDYSVPGIHFSKQKIVEIIPNEKIVWLITDSKLSFVKDQSEWTGTKIVFEISEANHKTQIRFSHLGLVPQFECYGDCSNAWTQLIEKSLFSLITTGKGVNVFG; from the coding sequence ATGGAAACATCAAATTTTAGCACAACGATTTTAGTTGATAATTCTAAAGAAGAAGTTTTTAATGCCATCAACACCGTTCGCGGTTGGTGGCAAGGCGAAATTGACGGAAATACAGAAAACCTCAACGATGAATTTGATTATAGTGTTCCGGGAATTCATTTTTCGAAACAAAAAATAGTAGAGATTATTCCGAACGAAAAAATTGTTTGGCTTATTACAGACAGTAAATTAAGTTTTGTAAAAGATCAAAGTGAATGGACAGGAACAAAAATCGTGTTCGAAATCTCTGAAGCAAACCATAAAACACAAATCCGTTTTAGTCATTTGGGATTAGTTCCTCAATTTGAATGTTATGGAGATTGCTCAAATGCGTGGACTCAGCTTATCGAAAAAAGTTTATTTAGCTTGATAACGACCGGAAAAGGAGTGAATGTTTTTGGATAA